One region of Eleutherodactylus coqui strain aEleCoq1 chromosome 5, aEleCoq1.hap1, whole genome shotgun sequence genomic DNA includes:
- the TMEM252 gene encoding transmembrane protein 252, with the protein MKMKTNVYTVLRFSFLIIGFSLVCLGAFYVSSSYSCNCRSETIVAYTLMPLGFVLLLIGIFWSTYHEANHKSLFQNVIRQIHSQQQVHIETVDRPDYYPPSYDSVIRDITQTSNTTCHINMDTRCFNIPPPLYTETAMEILDETYINEEPPPSYEVSVQTSTSESEDTSEGPQDSEDVNNVETDH; encoded by the exons ATGAAGATGAAGACAAATGTGTACACTGTGCTAAGATTCTCCTTCCTAATCATTGGCTTCTCCCTGGTGTGCCTTGGAGCCTTCTACGTATCCTCAAGCTACTCTTGTAACTGTCGAAGTGAGACCATTGTGGCATATACCTTAATGCCTTTAGGATTTGTTCTTCTCCTAATTGGGATTTTTTGGAGCACGTATCATGAGGCTAACCACAAAAGTCTGTTCCAAAATGTAATTAGGCAAATCCATAGCCAACAACAAGTCCATATTGAGACAGTAGACAG GCCTGATTATTACCCTCCATCCTATGATAGTGTAATACGGGACATCACTCAGACTTCTAACACAACCTGTCATATTAATATGGACACAAGGTGCTTCAACATCCCTCCTCCTCTGTACACTGAGACTGCCATGGAAATCCTGGATGAAACCTATATAAATGAAGAACCTCCTCCCTCCTATGAAGTTTCTGTGCAAACATCTACCAGTGAGTCAGAAGACACCTCAGAAGGTCCACAAGACTCTGAAGATGTTAACAATGTGGAGACAGATCACTGA